Proteins found in one Deltaproteobacteria bacterium genomic segment:
- a CDS encoding ABC transporter substrate-binding protein, whose protein sequence is MKKSYLVLAISMCLAVLLVMQGQGLAASSIVVAQDVGPRMMNPHGDDSDAGLQYMANFFDGLLQRKGPEGTLAPALAVRWEHPDLLTWRFYLRKGVKFHNGNPFTAEDVKFSFERLSNPEVSEFINTGKSIDSIKIIDDYTVEIKTKQPIPWFANNMHQIFIMDKESTESRDPGDVMVHPIGTGAYKLEEWAKGSYVRMAANEDYWEGAPPIKKVEVRPIKEASTRFAALISGQVDIVTGVPVELYDKVVANKKLQVISRPARRSIFLALGNKPGTPMADIRVRKAMYMAINENEIIEKIMRGHASPAAQVPDPPTIGYNADIKRLPYNPEMARKLLKEAGYANGFDVTLSGPNDRYVQDEKIAEAVAKYLAKVGIRAKLDVKPKSIFFPEVAEGKLEFYLIGWFDGTFDMGRTYFKIAHSRDKEKGYGGLNGTNYSNAKLDKLLESTASIVDPALRKKTLQELNRMAMEDLIVWIPLHYQEDLYAMQKGKGIKFQPRPDRWMVYKEISK, encoded by the coding sequence ATGAAGAAGAGCTACTTAGTGCTGGCAATCAGCATGTGTCTGGCAGTGTTGTTGGTGATGCAGGGGCAAGGATTGGCTGCCTCGTCCATTGTGGTGGCCCAGGATGTGGGTCCCAGAATGATGAATCCCCATGGCGACGATTCGGATGCGGGGTTGCAGTATATGGCCAACTTTTTTGACGGCCTGCTGCAACGGAAAGGTCCTGAAGGAACTCTGGCGCCAGCACTGGCGGTACGCTGGGAACATCCAGATCTGCTGACCTGGAGATTCTATCTGCGCAAAGGAGTAAAGTTTCACAATGGCAATCCGTTCACTGCCGAGGATGTCAAGTTTTCATTCGAGAGATTGAGCAACCCGGAGGTGTCAGAGTTCATCAACACAGGTAAGTCGATCGATTCGATTAAGATCATTGACGACTATACTGTGGAAATTAAAACCAAGCAGCCGATTCCCTGGTTCGCCAACAACATGCATCAAATCTTTATCATGGACAAGGAATCGACCGAGTCGCGAGACCCCGGTGATGTAATGGTCCACCCCATTGGCACAGGGGCTTATAAGCTGGAGGAATGGGCCAAGGGTTCCTACGTGCGCATGGCGGCTAATGAAGATTATTGGGAAGGGGCGCCGCCCATCAAGAAAGTGGAGGTGCGTCCTATCAAAGAGGCCTCCACGCGTTTTGCTGCCCTCATTTCCGGTCAGGTGGACATTGTAACGGGTGTGCCAGTGGAGCTCTATGACAAGGTGGTGGCCAACAAGAAGCTGCAGGTGATCAGCAGGCCTGCGCGGCGCTCTATCTTTCTGGCGCTGGGAAACAAGCCCGGTACGCCCATGGCGGATATTCGCGTGCGCAAGGCTATGTATATGGCTATAAATGAAAACGAGATCATCGAGAAGATCATGCGGGGACATGCTTCACCGGCTGCGCAGGTCCCCGACCCACCGACCATTGGCTATAATGCCGACATCAAGAGATTGCCGTATAACCCGGAGATGGCTAGAAAATTGCTCAAGGAAGCCGGCTACGCCAATGGTTTCGACGTCACCCTCAGCGGACCCAATGACCGCTATGTCCAGGATGAAAAGATTGCCGAGGCCGTGGCCAAGTATCTGGCCAAAGTCGGTATCAGAGCAAAATTAGACGTAAAGCCCAAATCAATCTTCTTCCCTGAAGTGGCAGAAGGTAAGCTGGAATTCTATCTGATCGGCTGGTTCGACGGCACCTTTGACATGGGCAGGACCTACTTCAAGATCGCTCACAGCCGCGATAAGGAAAAGGGCTATGGTGGCTTGAACGGCACCAATTACAGCAATGCCAAACTCGACAAGCTGCTGGAGTCCACAGCGAGCATAGTTGATCCCGCCCTGCGCAAGAAGACTTTGCAGGAATTGAATAGAATGGCCATGGAAGACCTGATTGTCTGGATTCCGCTTCATTATCAGGAAGACCTCTATGCCATGCAGAAAGGCAAGGGAATCAAGTTCCAACCTCGGCCGGACAGGTGGATGGTGTACAAAGAGATTTCCAAGTGA
- a CDS encoding ABC transporter permease has translation MIRRRIKSRILYSYLHDPPAMAGSILVMLFVIASLLAPWITPQNPYDLKAVSLEDFLKPPIWMEGGQKPFILGTDDQGRGILSTIVYGCRTSLIVGFSVVLIAGSFGVLMGLLAGYYGGWIDSVTMRFADALFSFSTTLLAILLLGVFKRSGLVTVIAAISIADWVRYARTMRSSVLEVKEEGYVMAAKATGASDLRLLFKHLFPNALPPILVVVAVDLAVVIMLEATLSFLGVGVPITEPSLGMMIAIGKDYIYAGMWWMIVFPGAALVLLVVGINLFADWLREELNPKIERQR, from the coding sequence ATGATTAGGCGCCGCATCAAATCCAGGATTCTCTATAGCTATTTGCATGATCCGCCGGCTATGGCAGGAAGCATCCTCGTCATGCTGTTTGTGATAGCCTCTCTGCTGGCGCCATGGATCACGCCGCAGAATCCCTATGATCTCAAAGCAGTAAGCTTGGAGGATTTTCTCAAACCTCCCATCTGGATGGAGGGCGGCCAGAAGCCCTTTATTCTTGGAACGGACGACCAGGGACGGGGGATTCTCAGTACGATTGTTTACGGCTGCAGGACTTCGCTCATTGTGGGCTTCAGCGTGGTGCTGATTGCCGGCAGTTTCGGGGTGCTCATGGGGCTGCTGGCTGGCTATTACGGCGGTTGGATAGATTCGGTGACCATGCGCTTCGCCGACGCCCTGTTCTCATTTTCCACCACTCTGCTGGCTATTCTGTTGCTGGGTGTATTCAAGAGGAGTGGCCTTGTTACTGTGATCGCCGCCATCAGCATCGCAGACTGGGTGCGTTACGCCCGAACTATGAGGAGCAGTGTACTGGAGGTGAAGGAGGAAGGCTATGTCATGGCAGCGAAGGCCACCGGCGCCAGCGATTTGCGGCTTCTTTTCAAACATCTATTTCCCAATGCCCTGCCGCCGATTCTGGTGGTGGTGGCAGTGGATCTGGCAGTGGTCATCATGCTGGAGGCAACCCTCAGTTTTCTGGGGGTGGGGGTTCCCATAACGGAGCCTTCTCTGGGGATGATGATAGCCATCGGCAAGGACTATATCTATGCCGGCATGTGGTGGATGATTGTCTTTCCAGGGGCGGCGCTGGTGCTGCTGGTGGTGGGGATCAACCTTTTTGCCGACTGGCTCCGTGAAGAGCTCAATCCCAAGATAGAAAGACAGCGATAA
- a CDS encoding ABC transporter permease, with the protein MGTYIFRRLLQGVVVVLVVSMICFLIFRYMGDPVLTLAGRYATQAEIAEVRRAFGLDRPVYIQFGKFLWNAAHGNFGKSYVSRISALDLILERFPASFELAITAICISFVMGVGFGVLVALRPYAWHSRAVMAGSLAGISIPTFLTGILLIMIFAVYAGILPPFGRGDTVQLGFWRTGFLTMSGVKHLILPAFTLAMYQLAVLLRLTRAGMREVLAEEYIKTAWAKGLPPRKVIFKHALRNVLIPVVTMAGLQFGELIAFAIVTETIFQWPGMGNLLLTSIYETDQPVIVTYIMLAAFLIITINIVVDILYAVLNPKIRYD; encoded by the coding sequence ATGGGAACGTACATCTTCAGAAGATTGCTCCAAGGTGTGGTTGTCGTCCTAGTAGTTTCCATGATCTGTTTCTTGATATTTCGTTACATGGGCGACCCGGTGCTCACTCTTGCCGGACGATACGCTACCCAAGCCGAGATCGCTGAGGTGCGCAGGGCCTTCGGTCTGGACAGACCAGTCTATATTCAATTCGGCAAGTTCCTATGGAATGCAGCCCATGGAAATTTTGGCAAGTCATATGTCAGCCGCATTTCTGCTCTGGATCTCATCCTGGAGAGGTTCCCGGCAAGCTTCGAGCTGGCCATCACAGCCATTTGCATCTCCTTTGTCATGGGAGTCGGTTTTGGCGTGCTGGTAGCTCTGAGGCCATATGCCTGGCACAGTCGAGCAGTCATGGCCGGCTCGTTAGCTGGCATCTCCATTCCCACTTTCCTCACCGGTATTCTCCTCATTATGATATTCGCGGTCTACGCTGGCATTCTGCCACCCTTTGGCCGGGGCGACACAGTACAGTTGGGCTTCTGGAGAACCGGTTTCTTGACTATGAGCGGGGTAAAGCATCTCATCTTGCCGGCCTTCACTCTGGCCATGTATCAACTCGCCGTGCTGCTGCGGCTTACCCGGGCCGGCATGAGGGAAGTGCTGGCAGAGGAGTACATCAAAACGGCCTGGGCCAAAGGACTGCCGCCAAGGAAGGTGATATTCAAACATGCGCTCAGAAATGTCCTGATTCCAGTGGTAACCATGGCAGGACTGCAGTTTGGAGAACTGATTGCCTTTGCCATTGTAACGGAAACCATTTTCCAGTGGCCGGGGATGGGCAATCTTTTGCTTACATCCATTTATGAGACAGATCAGCCTGTTATCGTGACCTACATCATGCTGGCTGCTTTTCTCATCATTACCATCAACATTGTGGTGGATATTCTTTACGCAGTTTTGAACCCAAAGATCCGTTATGATTAG